In one window of Maniola hyperantus chromosome 18, iAphHyp1.2, whole genome shotgun sequence DNA:
- the LOC117990848 gene encoding zinc finger protein 62 homolog: MVNEDLIMPKEDLTMAKKHLIIPKEDITMPKEDITMPKEDLSMAKEDLIMPKEDLTMAKEDLTMPKEDLTMAKKPLIIPKEDITMPKENITMPKEDLSMAKENLIMPKEDLTMPKEDITMPKEDLTMANEDLIMPKEDLTMPKEDITMPKEDLTMANEDLTMPKDDFTETASYYVEVGDLDEHILQVIKTEATLNEDVYKLETVEEKDEPSAHKDSSSHMEESTDHEPDSDWEPYDVVGRSAEHSRTLDNSLKKRKTSRHGQALSRPVVLHKRTHNGEKAFSCDVCQNKYASKSSLAKHIKTQHNTAKKRHACSICDKSYNAKSLLVRHMRTHTGEKPFTCDLCGAKFTCQRNVLIHMRTHTGERPYSCLYCNYKCSASNALTAHTRIHTGEKPYSCSHCDYICSTKSGLQSHIKKHMGVRPHLCKHCPAKYKSAATLKQHMRTHTGEQPYSCNICHSKFSIKGNLKVHMRTHTGEKPYACERCEKRFAIKKNLVDHMTVHSDEKKFSCEFCKFKCKFKCKIKRRLKDHIIKNHTEVKPFSCEVCEKMFSVKRSLKKHLLTHTRERDLGQVKLTQVLNFITDTENMNFDCDLCPFKTEYKSKLMSHMRIHTGEKPFSCDICPFTTAHKDRLLTHVMIHTGEKPYPCKYCKLKFRTKSALNSHTKNHFEKKPKPHSCDICHKKFTNKTLLTCHMRIHTGEKPFSCNICPFTTAHKGRLLTHIMVHTGDKPFACEYCELKFRTNNALKRHGRRHTGEEPYNCRICQAKFTHVEALKLHSKTHIGEKRFACTFCEFKCTTNTTLKQHIITHTGEKSFCCDICSFKTAHKGRLVTHIMTHTGEKPFWCELCEFKCVTKYGLKCHLKTHTGNIRCKLCHLQCKTKQTLKSHLKSHPGEKPFPCDLCPCKFTKKHALKSHMRTHTGEKPYCCNVCDKKFAYKKSLTDHMSAHTGEGPFSCELCQFTTGRRESLIIHKKTHTGEKPVSCDLCQRAFSVRSSLTKHMRTHTGEKPFSCDLCQRAFSVRSSLTKHMMTHTGEKPLSCKHCDRKCSTKEGLVSHLRTHTGEKPYSCDVCPFKTSHHCRLVTHKRIHTGEKPYSCEYCGFKMRTISVLRHHLRTHTGEKPYYCNVCNTKFSQAGGLSSHMKTHSLEKPFCCDICHFRTAHKGRLVTHIMIHTGQKPFSCQHCELKFRTKHSLKSHNKTHNARLIRTRKSRKR; encoded by the exons ATGGTTAATGAAGACTTAATTATGCCAAAAGAAGACCTAACTATGGCAAAAAAACACTTAATTATTCCAAAAGAAGACATAACTATGCCAAAAGAAGACATAACTATGCCAAAAGAAGACTTATCTATGGCAAAAGAAGACTTAATTATGCCAAAAGAAGACTTAACTATGGCAAAAGAAGACTTAACTATGCCAAAAGAAGACCTAACTATGGCAAAAAAACCCTTAATTATTCCAAAAGAAGACATAACTATGCCAAAAGAAAACATAACTATGCCAAAAGAAGACTTATCTATGgcaaaagaaaacttaattaTGCCAAAAGAAGACTTAACTATGCCAAAAGAAGACATAACTATGCCAAAAGAAGACTTAACTATGGCAAATGAAGACTTAATTATGCCAAAAGAAGACTTAACTATGCCAAAAGAAGACATAACTATGCCAAAAGAAGACTTAACTATGGCAAATGAAGACTTAACTATGCCAAAAGATGACTTTACAGAGACTGCCTCATATTATGTTGAAGTGGGAGATTTGGATGAACATATTCTTCAGGTGATAAAGACAGAAGCTACATTAAATGAAGATGTTTACAAACTAGAAACAGTTGAAGAAAAAGATGAACCATCTGCTCACAAAGATTCATCTTCACACATGGAGGAGTCTACAGATCATGAGCCAGACAGTGAT TGGGAGCCCTATGATGTTGTAGGAAGGTCTGCAGAACATTCTCGAACTCTTG ACAATTCTTTGAAGAAACGGAAGACCTCCCGTCATGGTCAAGCTCTCTCGCGGCCTGTAGTTCTACACAAGAGGACTCACAATGGTGAAAAGGCGTTCTCTTGCGACGTTTGTCAAAACAAATATGCTAGTAAATCTAGTTTAGCGAAACATATTAAAACCCAGCATAATACTGCAAAGAAACGTCACGCTTGCAGTATTTGCGATAAAAGTTATAACGCGAAATCATTATTAGTTCGCCATATGAGAACTCACACAGGCGAGAAACCGTTTACTTgtgatttgtgtggtgctaaATTTACATGTCAACGTAATGTACTAattcacatgaggactcacacggGTGAACGTCCTTACTCATGCCTGTATTGTAACTACAAATGTAGTGCCTCAAACGCTTTAACCGCTCACACCAGGATTCACACTGGAGAGAAACCGTACTCCTGCAGTCATTGTGACTACATCTGTAGTACAAAAAGTGGTTTACAATCTCATATAAAGAAACACATGGGTGTAAGGCCTCACTTATGTAAGCACTGTCCAGCGAAATATAAATCAGCGGCAACTTTAAAGCAACACATGAGGACTCATACTGGCGAACAACCTTACTCTTGCAATAtatgtcattctaaattttcaataAAGGGTAATTTAAAAgttcacatgaggactcacactggcgagaaACCGTATGCTTGCGAGCGGTGTGAAAAAAGATTTGCAATTAAAAAGAATTTAGTCGATCACATGACTGTACACAGTGATGAAAAAAAGTTTTCATGCGAGTTTTGTAAATTCAAATGTAAATTCAAATGTAAAATCAAAAGGCGTTTAAAAGATCACATCATCAAGAATCACACTGAGGTGAAACCGTTTTCCTGTGAGGTTTGTGAAAAAATGTTTTCAGTTAAAAGATCTTTGAAGAAGCATCTGTTGACTCACACTAGAGAGCGAGACTTAGGTCAGGTTAAGTTAACTCAGGTACTAAATTTTATTACCGATACTGAAAATATGAATTTCGATTGCGACCTTTGTCCCTTTAAAACCGAATACAAAAGTAAGTTAATGTCTCATATGCGGATTCACACTGGTGAGAAGCCCTTTTCCTGCGATATATGTCCGTTTACAACTGCACATAAAGACCGCTTATTAACACACGTTATGATTCACACCGGAGAGAAACCGTACCCTTGCAAGTATTGTAAGCTTAAATTTAGGACAAAAAGCGCTTTAAACTCTCACACTAAGAATCACTTTGAGAAGAAACCCAAACCTCATTCTTGTGATATTTGTCATAAGAAGTTTACAAACAAAACGCTTTTAACTTGTCATATGCGGATTCACACTGGTGAGAAACCTTTTTCTTGCAATATTTGTCCATTCACAACTGCACATAAAGGCCGCTTATTAACACACATTATGGTTCACACTGGCGACAAACCGTTCGCTTGCGAGTATTGTGAGTTAAAATTTAGAACCAACAACGCTTTAAAACGTCATGGCAGAAGACACACTGGGGAGGAACCCTACAATTGCAGAATTTGTCAAGCAAAATTTACACATGTTGAGGCTTTGAAGTTGCACAGTAAGACTCACATTGGCGAAAAGCGCTTTGCCTGTACGTTTTGTGAATTTAAATGTACAACCAACACTACTTTAAAACAACACATTATAACTCACACTGGAGAAAAATCTTTTTGTTGCGATATTTGTTCATTTAAAACCGCTCACAAAGGTCGCTTAGTGACTCACATTATGACTCACACTGGAGAAAAACCGTTCTGGTGCGAGCTTTGTGAATTTAAGTGTGTAACCAAATACGGTTTGAAGTGTCATTTGAAGACTCACACTGGTAACATACGTTGCAAACTTTGCCACTTACAGTGTAAGACCAAACAAACATTAAAATCTCACCTTAAGTCTCACCCTGGAGAAAAACCTTTCCCTTGCGATCTTTGCCCGTGTAAATTTACTAAAAAACACGCTTTAAAGTCTcatatgaggactcacactggggAAAAACCGTATTGTTGTAACGTTTGTGATAAAAAATTTGCATATAAAAAAAGTTTGACTGACCACATGAGTGCCCACACTGGTGAGGGCCCCTTTTCGTGCGAACTTTGTCAATTTACAACAGGTCGTCGAGAGTCTTTAATAATACACAAGaagactcacactggcgaaaaacctgtTTCTTGCGATTTATGTCAACGTGCATTTTCAGTGCGATCCAGTTTGACTAAGcatatgaggactcacactggcgagaaACCTTTTTCTTGCGATTTATGTCAGCGTGCATTTTCAGTGCGATCCAGTTTGACTAAGCATATGATgactcacactggcgagaaACCCTTGTCTTGTAAACATTGTGATCGTAAATGCTCGACCAAAGAGGGACTAGTATCACATTTaaggactcacactggtgaaaaaccataTTCCTGTGATGTTTGTCCATTTAAAACCTCACATCACTGTCGCTTGGTGACGCACAAGAGGATTCACACTGGCGAGAAACCTTACTCGTGTGAGTATTGTGGATTTAAAATGAGGACCATAAGCGTTTTAAGGCATCACCTGAGGACTCACACCGGTGAGAAACCTTATTACTGCAACGTTTGTAACACAAAATTTTCACAGGCTGGTGGTTTAAGTTCTCATATGAAGACACACTCTTTGGAAAAACCTTTTTGTTGTGATATTTGTCACTTCAGAACTGCACATAAAGGTCGTTTAGTGACGCACATCATGATTCACACTGGTCAGAAGCCTTTCTCTTGCCAGCATTGTGAGTTAAAATTTAGGACGAAACACTCTTTGAAGTCTCACAATAAGACACACAATGCACGCTTAATACGAACTCGCAAGTCTCGAAAACGTTGA
- the LOC138403545 gene encoding zinc finger protein 25-like isoform X1, translated as MEQQATASNGTDYFIELEITRNDDKDLIIPKEEISNSSLFLDTADLDQQNNIETEPMQDPFQFEVSLDNCQLVNDTQTVTSSNSRTPQDRRKKSKRSKTTKTNVKSLLKNKLECSHCQYTTNHKDQLIQHLRTRHRNTKLYSCKVCSYKCARKYTLVLHMRTHTTENSYSCKYCDYECSTTSALKLHMRIHAGEKLHNCEYCDYKGSTKINLKYHMRTHTGEKPYSCEYCVYKGSTASALKVHMRTHTGEKPHNCEHCDYKATTTSALKVHMRTHTGEKPHNCEHCDYKGSTSTALKVHMRTHTGEKPHNCKQCDYKGSTTSALKVHMTTHTGEKPHNCEHCDYRGSTTSALKVHMRIHTGEKPHNCKHCDYKCSTTSALKVHMRTHNGEKTPDYKCSTTSGSQLVV; from the exons ATGGAGCAACAAGCCACTGCATCTAATGGTACCGATTACTTCATAGAACTTGAGATTACTCGTAATGATGACAAGGACTTAATCATACCCAAAGAAGAAATATCCAACAGTAGTCTATTCTTAGACACTGCAGATTTAGACCAACAAAACAACATTGAGACAGAACCAATG CAGGATCCTTTTCAATTTGAAGTAAGTTTGGACAACTGCCAACTAGTTAATGACACACAAACTGTTACTTCCTCTAACAGTCGCACTCCACAAGATAGAAGGAAGAAATCTAAGCGTTCAAAAACCACCAAAACAAATGTGAAATCGCTTCTCAAAAACAAACTTGAATGTAGCCATTGTCAATACACTACTAACCATAAAGATCAGTTGATACAACATTTACGTACAAGACATAGGAATACAAAACTATATTCTTGCAAAGTTTGTAGTTACAAATGTGCCCGAAAATATACATTAGTGttgcacatgaggactcacactacTGAAAATTCTTATTCCTGTAAATATTGTGACTATGAATGTTCAACCACAAGTGCTCTTAAGTTACACATGAGGATACATGCTGGAGAGAAACTTCATAATTGTGAATATTGTGACTATAAAGGTTCAACGAAAATTAATCTTAAATaccacatgaggactcacactggtgaaaaaccttaTTCCTGTGAATATTGTGTCTATAAAGGTTCGACTGCAAGTGCTCTTAAGGTACACATGCGGACTCATACTGGAGAGAAACCTCATAATTGTGAACATTGTGACTATAAAGCTACGACCACAAGTGCTCTTAAGGTACACATGAGGACTCATACTGGGGAGAAACCTCATAATTGTGAGCATTGTGACTATAAAGGTTCGACCTCGACTGCTCTTAAGGTACACATGAGGACTCATACAGGAGAGAAACCTCATAATTGTAAGCAATGTGACTATAAAGGTTCAACTACAAGTGCTCTTAAGGTGCACATGACAACTCACACTGGAGAGAAACCTCATAATTGTGAGCATTGTGACTATAGAGGTTCCACTACAAGTGCTCTTAAGGTACACATGAGGATTCACACTGGGGAGAAGCCTCATAATTGTAAGCATTGTGATTATAAATGTTCAACCACAAGTGCTCTTAAGGtacacatgaggactcacaatGGAGAGAAAACTCCTGACTATAAATGTTCGACCACAAGTGGGTCACAACTAGTGGTTTAG
- the LOC117990654 gene encoding actin-binding protein IPP-like: protein MEEVSLRIGDRVFKVNKELLCEYSDYFRAMFSGHYVESEKQEINIDMLDPNVMSIILKYMKIGMILLSEYPLSTVGEIAIAANFLQITELVKQIQYVLDIQLSESNWLETMSIAQNASYSQLEHYSAAYGLYSFNSMKPENIPTIEMLVWYLCHPYLSSETEMHVFKLGFEWLIKNRRLEHTLLILACLDMRRVTVKTLIDLKEYLITFLDQNSLVLKIIDCLVELTNKDEEISESSMHQHKTELCDKFSERVWSELTSIVKHSRVRLIKYVPVVPLWPSKDLRPDFLSHCLYTFEEEKGFEQYLEVADKNLWGWNVAAWGLTKLVVVCGEHGRGTGIFMKDVKVYDTLKKTWTQFGVQLPPRRHAGVTTVGDLLYIVGGVGEFRIVLETAVVFDLKERSCRQIAKLPDAIQSPAVCTHNNKVYAAGHQNIYCYETYDDKDFWHLIQYYDRRISFMRSFNNYIYCMQSYYSDLYRFRPGTDDCLTCVASFCHAPAAMCNAGDCLIVFTKGLYENECVIVEEYKGAANGDKTRVIFKQTKNKQVNDVAGSCSLVLTMPPLCKELPEYHSQYLMEHSNT, encoded by the exons ATGGAAGAGGTTTCATTACGAATTGGTGATAGGGTTTTTAAAGTGAACAAAGAGCTTTTGTGTGAATATAGCGACTATTTCCGCGCTATGTTTAGTGGTCATTATGTAGAGAGTGAAAAACAGGAAATAAATATAGAT aTGCTAGACCCTAATGTAATGAGTATCATACTTAAATACATGAAAATAGGAATGATACTATTATCTGAATATCCTCTTTCAACAGTTGGTGAAATTGCAATAGCAGCTAATTTTCTACAAATAACTGAACTTGTCAAGCAGATTCAGTATGTCTTAGATATTCAGCTGAGCGAGTCTAACTGGCTGGAGACTATGTCGATTGCACAGAATGCATCTTATTCACAATTAGAACATTATTCAGCTGCATATGGTCTTTATTCTTTCAATTCTATGAAACCAGAAAATATTCCTACAATCGAAATGTTAGTATGGTATTTGTGCCATCCATATTTAAGTTCGGAAACTGAAATGCATGTTTTTAAATTGGGCTTCGAGTGGCTCATAAAGAATCGTAGACTGGAACATACTTTACTGATTCTGGCTTGTTTAGACATGCGAAGGGTTACAGTGAAAACTCTGATAGATCTCAAGGAATATTTGATTACTTTTTTAGATCAAAATTCTCTTGTCTTGAAAATTATAGATTGTCTAGTAGAGTTAACTAATAAAGACGAAGAGATATCAGAATCGAGTATGCATCAGCACAAAACAGAGTTATGTGATAAGTTCTCTGAAAGGGTTTGGTCTGAATTAACTAGTATAGTTAAACATAGTAGAGTCCGCCTTATAAAGTATGTTCCTGTGGTGCCATTATGGCCTTCGAAAGATCTCAGACCAGATTTTTTGTCACATTGTTTATACACTTTTGAAGAGGAGAAAGGTTTTGAACAATACTTGGAGGTTGCGGATAAAAACCTTTGGGGTTGGAATGTTGCTGCATGGGGTCTGACTAAACTGGTAGTTGTTTGCGGTGAACATGGAAGAGGAACAGGAATTTTTATGAAGGATGTTAAGGTGTATGACACTTTGAAGAAGACATGGACACAGTTTGGTGTGCAGTTGCCACCGAGGAGACATGCAGGAGTCACTACTGTGGGGGATCTTCTATATATTGTTGGTGGTGTAGGTGAGTTCAG GATAGTATTAGAAACAGCTGTTGTGTTTgatttaaaagaaagaagctgTAGACAGATAGCAAAGTTACCTGACGCCATACAGAGTCCAGCAGTATGTACACACAATAACAAAGTCTACGCAGCGGGACACCAAAACATATATTGTTATGAAACTTATGATGATAAAGATTTTTGGCATCTGATCCAGTATTATGATAGAAGAATCAGTTTTATGAGGTCCTTTAACAACTATATCTACTGTATGCAGAGCTATTATAGTGACTTATACAGGTTTAGACCTGGCACAGATGATTGCTTAACTTGTGTAGCATCATTTTGTCATGCACCAGCTGCAATGTGCAATGCAG GTGATTGTCTAATCGTATTCACAAAAGGCCTATATGAAAATGAGTGTGTCATAGTAGAAGAGTACAAAGGGGCGGCTAATGGTGACAAGACAAGAGTTATTTTCAAACAAACTAAAAACAAACAAGTTAATGACGTCGCTGGGTCTTGTTCTTTGGTTTTGACGATGCCCCCATTGTGTAAGGAGCTTCCTGAATATCATAGTCAATATCTCATGGAACATAGCAATACATAG
- the LOC138403545 gene encoding zinc finger protein 25-like isoform X2, with the protein MEQQATASNGTDYFIELEITRNDDKDLIIPKEEISNSSLFLDTADLDQQNNIETEPMDPFQFEVSLDNCQLVNDTQTVTSSNSRTPQDRRKKSKRSKTTKTNVKSLLKNKLECSHCQYTTNHKDQLIQHLRTRHRNTKLYSCKVCSYKCARKYTLVLHMRTHTTENSYSCKYCDYECSTTSALKLHMRIHAGEKLHNCEYCDYKGSTKINLKYHMRTHTGEKPYSCEYCVYKGSTASALKVHMRTHTGEKPHNCEHCDYKATTTSALKVHMRTHTGEKPHNCEHCDYKGSTSTALKVHMRTHTGEKPHNCKQCDYKGSTTSALKVHMTTHTGEKPHNCEHCDYRGSTTSALKVHMRIHTGEKPHNCKHCDYKCSTTSALKVHMRTHNGEKTPDYKCSTTSGSQLVV; encoded by the exons ATGGAGCAACAAGCCACTGCATCTAATGGTACCGATTACTTCATAGAACTTGAGATTACTCGTAATGATGACAAGGACTTAATCATACCCAAAGAAGAAATATCCAACAGTAGTCTATTCTTAGACACTGCAGATTTAGACCAACAAAACAACATTGAGACAGAACCAATG GATCCTTTTCAATTTGAAGTAAGTTTGGACAACTGCCAACTAGTTAATGACACACAAACTGTTACTTCCTCTAACAGTCGCACTCCACAAGATAGAAGGAAGAAATCTAAGCGTTCAAAAACCACCAAAACAAATGTGAAATCGCTTCTCAAAAACAAACTTGAATGTAGCCATTGTCAATACACTACTAACCATAAAGATCAGTTGATACAACATTTACGTACAAGACATAGGAATACAAAACTATATTCTTGCAAAGTTTGTAGTTACAAATGTGCCCGAAAATATACATTAGTGttgcacatgaggactcacactacTGAAAATTCTTATTCCTGTAAATATTGTGACTATGAATGTTCAACCACAAGTGCTCTTAAGTTACACATGAGGATACATGCTGGAGAGAAACTTCATAATTGTGAATATTGTGACTATAAAGGTTCAACGAAAATTAATCTTAAATaccacatgaggactcacactggtgaaaaaccttaTTCCTGTGAATATTGTGTCTATAAAGGTTCGACTGCAAGTGCTCTTAAGGTACACATGCGGACTCATACTGGAGAGAAACCTCATAATTGTGAACATTGTGACTATAAAGCTACGACCACAAGTGCTCTTAAGGTACACATGAGGACTCATACTGGGGAGAAACCTCATAATTGTGAGCATTGTGACTATAAAGGTTCGACCTCGACTGCTCTTAAGGTACACATGAGGACTCATACAGGAGAGAAACCTCATAATTGTAAGCAATGTGACTATAAAGGTTCAACTACAAGTGCTCTTAAGGTGCACATGACAACTCACACTGGAGAGAAACCTCATAATTGTGAGCATTGTGACTATAGAGGTTCCACTACAAGTGCTCTTAAGGTACACATGAGGATTCACACTGGGGAGAAGCCTCATAATTGTAAGCATTGTGATTATAAATGTTCAACCACAAGTGCTCTTAAGGtacacatgaggactcacaatGGAGAGAAAACTCCTGACTATAAATGTTCGACCACAAGTGGGTCACAACTAGTGGTTTAG